A stretch of DNA from Sulfolobales archaeon:
TAGATGGGGGTCCTGGATACTATACCACGGAGGTGTGGGCCCTAGCAGCGTTTCACAGAGCGTTTGCCCAGTATGCTCTCTCCTCCCAATATGGCTACGCAGCTGCTATGACGGCATTCCTCGTGGCCTCCGCAGCTATCCTCACAGCACTATATTGGAGAGCGTTCAGGATAAGGGAGATGATATCCCAGCCAAAGATAGAGCTATAGGGTGGGTAGGATGGCTAGACCCCATGGAATTGTTGTAAACCTTGTCGCAATAGCTATAGCTGCTATAGGGATGGCCCCCTTCGCCCTGCTGATCCTACTTGCCTTTAGCAAGAGCCCTACATCCCTAGAGGGCTTCACCCTCGACAACTTCGCCTTCCTCATAACTGGTAAGCTGTTCACAGAGGCTAGGTATTCCAGCATCTACCCAGATATATATGTAGTCACACTCAACACCTTGATCCTGGCTCTCAGCGTTTCAGGTATAGTAGTGCTCCTATCATCGATGGCTGGTTATGTCTTGTCTAGGTATAGTGTTCCTGGTAGGGGTTTCATGCTAGGCTTGATCCTAGCTCTACACGGTATACCAGTTATTATTCTACTAATTGGGCTCTATTTCCTTCTAAGATCTATGGGGATGATAAACAGCCTCCTAGGAGTGACGATGGCTAAGGCCGTGCTGGACCTCCCCCTAGGGGTCTGGGTGATGAAGGGGTTCTACGATGGCGTGCCATGGGATATAGAGATCGCGAGTATAGTGGACGGGGCGGGGAGGCTGAGGACGTGGCTGAGAATTATGATGCCCCTTATAAGGCCTGGGATCGCTGCTCTTGCTGTGCTGGAATTCATATCAGGCTGGGGAGAGTTCCTCCTCATATATACCCTTATCTTTAGCAACACAAGCTGGACATTATCAATGGTTATAAGGGGGCTTATAGGGGAGATGGGGAGTGTAAATCTCAACTTGATAGCTGCATTATCTCTATACTACTTCATCCCTGTCCTCCTGTTTTTCATATTCACCCAGAAGTATCTCTTGAGGGTATCCCTGGGAGGGGTGAGGGGATAGATATGGTTGAGATCATATTAGAGGGGGTTACAAAGATCTTTGGGAGGAATGTTTATGCTGTAAGGGATCTGAGCCTGAGTATCAGGGATAAGGAGTTCGTGGTTCTCCTAGGCCCCAGCGGTTGTGGGAAGACAACAACCCTCTACATGATAGCCGGGATATATAGGCCTACGAGGGGTAACATATACTTTGATGGTGTGCTTATGAATGAGGTGGATCCGAGGGATAGAAATGTTGGCATGGTCTTCCAAAGCTATGCCCTCTACCCCCACATGAGTGTATATGATAATATAGCTTTCCCCCTGAAGATAAAGAAGCTACCTACAGGCGAGATCAGGAGGAGGGTTCTAGAGGTAGCAGAGATGCTGAGGATCAGAGAGCTTCTCGATAGAAAGCCATCCCAGCTTTCTGGGGGGCAGCAGCAGAGGGTAGCATTGGCGAGGGCAATAGTTAAAGAGCCAAGGGTATTCCTAATGGATGAGCCCCTAAGTAATCTAGATGCTAAGACAAGGGTTGAGATTAGAGCTGAGCTTAAGAATCTACAAAGAAGACTGGGGATTACTACCATATATGTAACACACGATCAGGCGGAGGCTATGAGCCTAGCCGATAGAATAGCTGTGATGAATGCTGGGGTCCTGCAGCAATACGATACACCTGAGAACATATATAGAAATCCCAAGAACATCTTCGTAGCATCCTTCATAGGCAACCCTCCCGCAAACCTGCTCGATGTTACGATAGACTCGGAGGGCAACTTGGTAATAGGGGGTGCCAGGATAGAGGTCGGCGAGGGCCTTGGAAGAACTCTCAGGTCTATCGCTGCTCGGAATAGAGAGGCAGTGCTATTCATAAGACCGGAGGATGTGGAGGTGGTTGCCAGCGGTGGGCATATAGATGGCAGGGTCTTCGGGGTTGAATATCAAGGTAGAGAGGCGGTTCTCCACATAGAGATCCCCGGTGGAGGAGTTATAAGGGCTATATCTCCTCCAGA
This window harbors:
- a CDS encoding carbohydrate ABC transporter permease — translated: MARPHGIVVNLVAIAIAAIGMAPFALLILLAFSKSPTSLEGFTLDNFAFLITGKLFTEARYSSIYPDIYVVTLNTLILALSVSGIVVLLSSMAGYVLSRYSVPGRGFMLGLILALHGIPVIILLIGLYFLLRSMGMINSLLGVTMAKAVLDLPLGVWVMKGFYDGVPWDIEIASIVDGAGRLRTWLRIMMPLIRPGIAALAVLEFISGWGEFLLIYTLIFSNTSWTLSMVIRGLIGEMGSVNLNLIAALSLYYFIPVLLFFIFTQKYLLRVSLGGVRG
- a CDS encoding ABC transporter ATP-binding protein, translated to MVEIILEGVTKIFGRNVYAVRDLSLSIRDKEFVVLLGPSGCGKTTTLYMIAGIYRPTRGNIYFDGVLMNEVDPRDRNVGMVFQSYALYPHMSVYDNIAFPLKIKKLPTGEIRRRVLEVAEMLRIRELLDRKPSQLSGGQQQRVALARAIVKEPRVFLMDEPLSNLDAKTRVEIRAELKNLQRRLGITTIYVTHDQAEAMSLADRIAVMNAGVLQQYDTPENIYRNPKNIFVASFIGNPPANLLDVTIDSEGNLVIGGARIEVGEGLGRTLRSIAARNREAVLFIRPEDVEVVASGGHIDGRVFGVEYQGREAVLHIEIPGGGVIRAISPPDGASVGARVWVRFNLEKIHLYSRGGEILI